DNA sequence from the Caminibacter pacificus genome:
AAACTACAAGAAATTGAAGAATTAGTAAAAAAATTACAACAAAACGCACCTGAAGAGACAAAAAATTTCTTTAATTTCCTAAAAAGCGTCGAAAAAGACGGGGCTGTTAGTGCCAAAAATAAAGAGTTAATCAATATCGCTTTGGCAGTAGCAGCTCAGTGCGAATGGTGTATAGCTTTTCATACCAAAAACGCTTTGAAACTCGGAGCGAATAAAGAAGAGATAATCGAAGCCGCAATGCAAGCGGTACTGATGCACGGAGGTCCGGCTTTGATGTATATGACTCCTCTTTTTAAAGCGATAGAGGAGTTTTCAAATGAATAGCGCAAGGGTTAAAAAATTTTATTATCTTATGAAATTGGGCCGTGAATTCGAGCTTGCCGCAAAACGCGAATATATGAACGGAAACATAGCCGGATTTTTACATCTTGATATAGGACAAGAAGCAGTAAGTGTGGGGACTATGCAAGCTTTTGACAAGGGAGACGTCTTTACGCACTACCGCGAACACGTCTTAGCTCTTGCCAGAGGAATGGAGCCAAAAAGAGTAATGGCCGAACTTTTCGGTAAAAAAACGGGAATCAGCAAAGGAAAAGGCGGCTCGATGCACCTATTCGAGCCGAAACTCGACTTTTACGGAGGAGACGCGATAGTAGCCGGGCATCTGCCAATAGCAGTAGGCTGTGCGTATGCCAGGAAAATCCAAGGAGAAAACGCCGGGGTTTTTGCAATATTCGGTGATGGCGCAAGTAACGCCGGAGCTTTTTTCGAGAGTATAAATATTGCGAGTGCCTGGAAACTTCCTATT
Encoded proteins:
- a CDS encoding carboxymuconolactone decarboxylase family protein; its protein translation is MREKLQEIEELVKKLQQNAPEETKNFFNFLKSVEKDGAVSAKNKELINIALAVAAQCEWCIAFHTKNALKLGANKEEIIEAAMQAVLMHGGPALMYMTPLFKAIEEFSNE
- a CDS encoding thiamine pyrophosphate-dependent dehydrogenase E1 component subunit alpha, producing MNSARVKKFYYLMKLGREFELAAKREYMNGNIAGFLHLDIGQEAVSVGTMQAFDKGDVFTHYREHVLALARGMEPKRVMAELFGKKTGISKGKGGSMHLFEPKLDFYGGDAIVAGHLPIAVGCAYARKIQGENAGVFAIFGDGASNAGAFFESINIASAWKLPIIFFCENNYYAIGTHISWVSPFVELYNKAKNYMPTKRINGMDVCEVYNAVMEAKTHIENGLGPYFIEAETYRYEGHSMSDAGKYRSEEELEIFKRRDPIENLKKKAIELGIVDEKYFQEADAKVQNVIEEAVKFAAESPEPEDYELFEDVFCKECENALP